gtacttgttgatttccaactgctgcattaaagctgatattatcggacctctgcgactccagaccactctttctagaacacagatttgtgtcattgaataccatcattacatattggaatagacacatagattttgaatccttcaaatggtgaccccgacgctgaaaagagggagtccagagggttccggcccgaccgacagatcgggagagagacccgtacaccggtacgaggaggcagacgtaatcgtcagaggcgcctcaacataaaaaaaaggtaagcagacacctgttaattcaaagtactgctattcggaactgagaaccaaatttagacgattactatgtttcatcgtacctagtcaaaccaacagtggtgggaaatcaaccgtttttgtgttttgtctttgtccaaggggaggttagagtcctctccaagggttagagtccctgaactcgttgtctttgtccaaggggaggttagagtcctctccaggggttagagtccctaaactcgttgtctttgtccaaggggaggttagagtcctctccaggggttagagtccctaaactcgttgtctttgtccagagggaggttagagtcctctccaagggttagagtccctgaacactgtctatttgtgtggagtcagattgagtttaataaaaagagaggagtgtggtgtgtcttttctttgtcctctccggtacaagagggttacagaattgaattgatgtgaaaaagtaatatttgtgtggagtcgggttgagttgaatggtattttaaacagatctgtcgttctttaaaaaaaatatatatatatatataaaaagatccactaggtgtcctccaaggaccataattgccttcagtgCAAAATCTAACACgttgtcaaattgtgagatcactcacttttatcaatctcttgcttttttctttgaccaagaagttacagaaatcccgaggagagttggagaaaggtgggggctaaaagagtccagttactttgagatcttacaaaggtgatcccagagggtatacccctggtttataaattggttctaatacaattggaagagttatactagagcaaaattaagtgaatagacggtaaacgctaaacagctgtgttggtcaaagaatggtttgaggaaatgtatgtgaaaaattgtgaggaagcaattggaaagttacataaaggattggtttagagaggatcatggaaggttatgaaataaaacaagaaagttttgtggatgtgaagagatgattggtttaaacactgatgttttgaagaggaaactttgaatatactttgatggtatatgggataacattttaagtcaaaatagtaaaatctagggtttttaagagtttttatAAAGATATTAGATATAatgtggttaaaaatgagaaagagaacataactaaatgtacttttatttggagtttaattgtaatttggttttaagttttatttgagagttttatcagagcctggcatactgtttgggataaacagttaggctgtgataatgttgtattaatgaatggtattagtgcatgaagagggttattataacattcagttctgaaataatttgggaacactcatcaagtctgataaattgtggttatgatggtttgagctaattggctcgttttgaactgcagcaaaacgagttatgaagttctacctatctgaccttttatagaaaatatatttgggaaaaatgtttggctaatagctacattaagaacattttttggtctatatttcatttaagaagcatacggattctggtttggcataatgaaaattgcttttatcatatctttgataaaaagaggtgtgatttggtaaaatagagaatctaaaacaatattggtcttaaacttaactgttttaacagacagaaaaggttttttggagtgaaagaaattagactaacagttgattttctaaagaagggaacaaagaaacagattgtcatttctgggcatgactaataggagttgaatatgggggctcgttattagatgctgttacatgtgtttgctcaacaataagaaaactgaagggaaaatactgcctggtaattatagatacagtatgtttactatgtgaattgaagtctttcccagtcctataccagatgcataacaccatttgaattgatttattggagatcatatgtaataccacaacttaaacctttcacatagcatgatgaagaggcaaatcaaatggttaaccaattttataaaaaatgctaactagaaaagagatgtcttctgctaaattctgttccaggtgaagcagtaaaccaaagagtggaggagtcaaacgaggagattgggtattgattaaagttatcaatgaaaggagggatcttatgaagactttaaaatatcctgtctaatttctgttttttctatttgtttcgaatttattttattttattacaattctaaaagcttggctaaagttgtatgtatgtggtgaagggggcctgtgagcatgtccaggtctgccgtggatacatggatgtcgaatgtccactctggagtgacggtgggttttcccctataacatcattagggttttcccactgtgtccagtgtgtccacaccacttggccataacgctgcatagtctcatcattattgttgatttgtatgtcaacattgtgtaatcggtaatgggatattttttaaatttgggtttgttgtcacaccttactgttcgcatctcatttgactcagttactgcttgatcatgggagataaggtgatgcggggactgtaactcttttctgcttcaggacgagtcagaccggcgggtctgattacctaacccctgttctaaggccccattcccctggagaccctgccccatctgcccctatgcctcatcagacctatgagtggtctgccccccccctcccccttgaagaccctgtcccacctgccccaatacatcatcagatgttcggggaagcctgttgtacatttatggacaggaccattcaaggtcatcgagagaaccttgcacgccctaagggtgctggggaaaggaagtacgtggtaccactggagcatgtgttgtgctgctccggAATCCAGTCATACGttccaggagttggtggagaagggccaggaggggcagtgaaccgtttgctattgctacgaatgtgagagtccggacaagagggttacgactaggtcaagagtgatactgcttgaccacactagaattgtactggactaagaaggtttccgctattttacttaagagtgtgctatatcaatatcaacatgattgttgctgtatcccatgtatcaggtccctgtgtaacaggatcattgtctcggctgaggagaacccgacgaaggggttccaaatgccgttgctggggctggctgaccaggacgagaaggcggtggttggtccgggctatgttgattgatctctggtgttttcagagatcaaaagagggattaaagaatgtataatacattacaacacatattctagaactgtGATCACCAGCTGCTTATCAGGCACGGCACTaactataatcccagttattaatatgtgtggcattttaatcactgaatgcatcacgggcactgtgcacgagtgaatataacaacaggatttaagaaggatgcatgtcttaaagttatgtattgtgcttattaaagttatgtcttatgaaacttagaagtgtgctcgggcttaaacatagggtctcactgagtgtgggaagcaggctgttctctgtgtctctatctcttcattttcagaaacaaccttgaatctgggtggagatggcacccgaggaggtgggacgcggaggcaagaacaactccctgacgcacgagagaacaagctcaacccttttttgatacttgtgttttcaattgcattgtatattatatgctggggcagggaaagatagccagttggacttcgtgaaccagcccaaactctgttgcgggtagggaaacgtagacaaccccagagctctgtacttgttgatttccaattgctgcattaaagctgatattatcggacctctgcgactccagacgacttctagaacacagatttgtgtcattggataccatcattacatattggaatagacacaaagattttgaatccttcactgACCAGATCATTATCAGATAAGTTAAATCATGCCATACCCTGATAAAAAACTGTTCCTTTAATTATTTTGAGCAGTGTAGTTTAAAGTTGTTACATTATTGTCTGCATTCTGTTCTCTTTTTGCTTTAATGCTATGTTACATGTAGCAAAACCAACCTCAAGGATAATGGCCAATATTATCTTTAGTGATCTGTGCAAATGACCAATACAAGTGTGTTCAACTTCCTAAAGAGCAGCGTTGCACCTGACacttaaggccgaaatatactTTCCGCTATGTACGTGTACACATGCTGAATGGCTGCAGCACGTATCCTGCGTTCGCTTGGTGCGTACTTTGTGCACGTGTCCCTGGCCCTTAAATGTACGCATACGCAAGGTGCAATACCGACAGAAATCGTGGGCCAGTATACTATCCctgcatctcagatggaatgctaccatcaacctacccagacgctcccatgtcaccccgctcttcatctccctccactggctacccatcacggcccgcatcagattcaagaccctggtactgaccttccgagcggtgaacgggactgcgcctgcctacatccagtctctcctccagccttacacccctacccgccgccacctacggtcttcttctgacaaccgtctggtggccccacctctcaagagcacccgctcccaacccaagctcttctcctgtctggcctcccaatgggggaatcacctcctcacctccatcagagacactgactgtctccccaccttcaagaaaaggctaaagacgcacttgttccaaaAGTACACCAGCACTTAAAGAtttgttagttgtaactgatttacagttaggtccataaatatttggacattgacacaattttcatcattttggctctgtataccaccacaatggatctgaaagaatacatgtaaatggacCATCCTCTGAAGTAAAAATAGCCAGTTACAGAGTAGTATTATACACCAAGCACACTTCTTGCTATTCATAATCCGAAACCCTTCATGCAGTGGAAGAGGCGCCAACCATAGGGACTGACGTGGAAATTGACACCATACTGTTGAAACGATGACGATGggtatgattatggatttatctgattgaaaatgaaattttgaaaatgttcaccccttttagtattattttatattactgGGAACCATATGTTAAGCTGTTGACTTATTATAGTTGAGCTTAGTATTATTACCACTACTGTACAATAATATGAGGAATAgtatatcttaacccttgtgttggaGCCATTATacaactttgttttgttttatttatatacCACATTGGTGATGCTAATAAATGGGCAGTTTTATGTTTGAGCACTGGGTGGAGCATTGTCTTTGGGAAGGCATATAGGTAATTAACAGCCAGGGATACACAGGTGTGTGGCTAGGTGGAAAAGCATACAGCTTTTCACCGTGTCAGGTTTGTGTGTCATTGTTTGATTTGTGTGcaaaagaaaatgaatggaactaATCCAAAAATTAAATGAAATGGACTGTATTGCTGGTGCTACCGTGAGCAGGCCGTCAGCACAGAAATGCAGACATATTGTGGACATTGATTATTGGCACGCAGAACACGCGTCCAAGCAAGTGCTTCCCTGGTCCCACCTCATTGGCCTAATGTAGGAGTTGGTAAAAGACTCTACACCTTGTGTTGTCATAAGGGTCAAACATGACTGCTATTATATTTAACAGCAGAGAAAACCcccaaatagtttttttttttacccaactTCAAATGTCTTACTTTTCCTAGTGACCCCAACAtttgtaaaatgtataaaataattaacatcacaacaaccacaaagacacagtggagggggtggagacgttTCCGTCCACtgtgtctcccatcttccttcctaccctcatttatcctgtgttttctgtttggggtcagttcttcttgtttgtcaagcctacagtaccagcatgtttttctctacctcctttagtcttttctgcctcTTAGTTCCCCTGGTCCTTACATCCTGCCTGGCCTGACTTCGAGtctgcctgctgccctgtacctgaatgactctgCCTTGTGGATGACAAACCTAGCCTGCTCTGAATATTCTTTGTCCGTCCCCCTTGTACCTTTAATAGACCACAAACTTACGACCAGTGTGTgattcagtgtgtggtgtgattaTAACtgttgttgtgtcatgttgaacaGGTATGCAGACCTGAACCACAAATAGTTTACAATAacgtccaaaagaaaacacaccttGTGTAATTATGCAAAGAGACGCTCACTGATGAGGCTGggactaggcctacataaaacctTTACCGGCATGTAAAATTTTGTTTAAGTTGCTTGGCAGATTGTGTTTGTGATAACGAGCCAGGCCACCTAAAGCTATGTAGctaatgatgaatataaagttatgCTACCTCAACGTTAACTCATGTCAGCTGCATACCTCTCCCGACTTAATAAAACTAAGTTAAACGCTGTGGTACCGCGCTCCTTCacttgagtgagagagagatgtgaaagcaGAGCACTAATCCGCctctaagaaaagaaaaaaactaatgcATTAAATATAATGCATTGCCTGGCCATAAGCACACTGCAATACTTTGAGAGTGCTAATTTTTAGTTCAAATAcacagttacagatcaaatTTAACTTTTTACCGAGTCaaaccctactgcttgtgtgttttgagtggtctggtcttgacccggTATCGCCCTGACTTGGTCTTGGACTTGACTCGGTATAGCCCAGTCTTGGTCTTAGTCTTGACCCTTTCCCGACCCCTCAAAGTCTTGGTCTTGTCTCGGTCTCGATACACCTTGGTCTCGGTTTAGGTGatcttgactacaacactgtctcctggttatgtcatgttgaacatgaatacagacctcagtgtctccagcttgcagagtggattccccagtccagcagagagcagcttcatgcctgaatcccccaggttgttgttactcaagtccagctctgtcagatctgaggaggggagagctgaggccagCGCTTCACAACACCGTTCTGAGAGGTTACAGTCATTCAGCCTACATGACATAAGGAGAACATGAGACATCATGAGTCACGTTTTGTATTATAGGAACATACGATAATCAAACACTATGACATTATGTGCTGTTGTAATATtatctaaaaaataaaaataaaagcctTATACATACAGAGCAGTTTTGGAGTCTTTGACCACTGGCAGCAGCCTCAGAAGACCTTCCTCTGATCTGAAGTATTTCTTCAGGTCAAACACGTCCATCTTCTCTTCTGAAGTCAGCAACACAAAGACCAGAGCTGACCACTGTGTAGATGAGAGCTTCTTCTCACTGGAGAGACTTCCTGAGCTCAGGTAGTGttggatctcctccaccagagaatgGTCATTCAGTTCATTCAGACAGTGGAACAGATTCATGCATCTCTCTGGAGAGGAATTCTCTCTGATCTTCTTTTTGATGTACTTGACTGTTTTCTCATGGCTCTGTGTGTTGCTTCTTGTCTGAGTCAGTAGGCCTTGTAAGTCAGTCTGGTTGGACTCCATTGAGAGGCCCAGgaggaagcggaggaaaaggtccAGTTGTCCATTCTTACTCTGCAAGGCCTTGTCCACAGCACTCTTGTAGAATTGGACTTCTGGTTTCTCTCTGAAAAGAGCCAACAGTTTGTTGGAACTGGAAGGTACTGGATTCTCAGACATCAGATTCTCATCGTTGTTGATGAatgagacaaacacaaacacagcagccagaaaCTCCTGAAAGCTCAGATGGACAAAGCAGAACACCTTCTTCTGGAAGACTTTACGATCCTCTCTGAAGATCTGTGTGAACACTCCTGAGTACACTGAGGCATCACAGACATCAATTCCACACTCTTTCAGGTCTTTCTCATAGAAAATCAGGTTGCCTTTCTCTAGCTGATGGAAGGCCAGTTTTCCCAGTGACTGAATACTCTGAATGCTGTCTTCATCCCAGTCTGAATCTGTCTCAGTTTTCCCATGATACTTCACTTTCTTTTGTATGGTCTGCAACACCAGAAACTGTGTGTACATCTCAGTCAGGGTCTTGggcatcttctctttcttctctgttctcagcATGTGTTCAAGGACTGTAACAGTAATCCAAGAGAAGACTGGTATGTGGCACATGATGTAGAGGATCCTTGATGTCTTGATGTGTGAGATGATTTTCCTGGCCAGGATCTCATCACTGCATCTCTTCATGATGTACTCATCCTTCTGTGGGTCATTGAACCCTCGTACCTCGGTAACCAGGTCAACACACTCAGAagggatctgattggctgctgcaggtcgagtggtgatccagatgagagcagagggaagaagcTTTCCTCTGATCAGGTTGGTCAGCAGCACATCCACTGAGGTggactctgtgacatcacaccatctcttgttctttttgaagGCTAAGGGCAGTCGACACTCATCCAGACcgtcaaagacaaacagaacgtTGTACTTGTCGTAGTTGGAGATTCCTGATTCTCTGGTTTCCGAGAAGAAGTGATGGACAAGTTCCATCAGACTGAACTCTTCTCCATCCAACAAATTCAGCTCTCGAAACGGGAGAGGAAAGATGAACTGGATTTCCTGATTGGCTAGTCCCTCAGCCCAATCCGTGATGAACTTATGCACAGAGACAGTTTTTCCGATGCCAGCAACTCCTTTTGTCAGAACAATTCTAATAGGTGTAACTCGTCCAGCTGAGGGTTTAAAGATGTTGTTGCATGTGATGGCTGTTTCTGTTCTTGCTGATTTCCTGGATGCTGTCTCAATCTGTCTCACCTCATGTTCTTTATTGATCTCTCTACTCTCACCCTCTGTGATGTAGAGATCTGTGTAGATCTTATTGAGAAGAGTAGTGTTTCCTTGTTTAGCTATGCCCTCGAACACAGTTTCAAACTTCTTCCTTAGTTCAGATTTGAGTTTCTGTCGACAAATCTCAGCACGCTCAtctaaacaaaaaacaacatgttaagtgtgtgttttttgttaaACGAAGTTTTGATGATTCACAGATTATGAACTGACAATGTGTCCTCTATATtcaattcaaaacatatttcaaatctatGATCATTTATCAGGTACACAATAATGAAACAGCTTAGTATACTCACACATAGTACAAGGTCATATAAAGATCTACACGACATTGGGCTACTCTGAGTCTCATAACTTTCTTTATGTAACCTTCATCATATACCATCAATCGGTCAACTGAGACTAAATATGGAGTATCTTACTTTTCTCCAGAGTGTCAGCCAGCTCCTTCTGGTTCatgttcctcaggacgtgcagtGTGATCTTCAGAGCTCCCTCTCTGGCACTGCTCTCCTGCTTCTGATATTCAGGGTCCACCACTTCCTGGTCCTCCTTCTGACTCTCTAAGCCTTCTGGAAAATCTGAACTCAgaatcctcttcatcctcttcagcTCTTTCTTCACAAACCTGATGACGGTCTCCTCAAGCAcctgaaacagagagggaagaTATCAGATTAACCAGGAACTATCTACACAGTAGAACAATATGATACAAATTATTCCGTCTTGTTTGTACTTTAGATTAATACAAAACTCACTGTGAATATGGAGGACAAGTCCTCATGGTGACTCTGGTGTGACTCAGACTTCTCCTGTTGATCTCTGAGGACAAGAGATGACATTACTTAACCACATGAACCACATGTACAAGGGCTGATAATCTACTAAATAGTATATCATAAATAAGCATGAGTGGTAAACTTATccactcatgcatacacacagacacactgtataAGAGTGATATTATCACTACCAAGTAAACCATCTTCTATACCACTACAAGGCACTATTCCTTTAATACATTCATCAAAGATAGGAGCACTGTCACCCCCAGGTAAAcaagtgtgttgtgtttcaaccagacactgaagatgacatcaggatCCACCTCACACAGGACTGCATGTTTGCTAGCAGCCTGCTTTAGACACTGCagcactcctccacccaggagTTTAAGGCCTTCTGGTCTCAACCAGTCTAAGTGGGCTGAGCCCCACCTGGTCTGTGCTCATACCAGGCCTGGTACCTgcagggctttgtgtgtgtgtgtgtatgtgtgtgtgctgtgtatgtgtgtatgtgtgtatgtgtgtgtgtgtgtgtgtgtgtgtgtgtgtgtgtgtgtgtgtgtgtgtgtgtgtagggaggttaTTGTTGTCAAACTTTCACTAGAGCTGCTGATGAAGAAATTATCAACACACTGTTGGAATTACGACAATGGAGAAATGATCATGGTTTATATGATTGATATAGAACCACTTAATcaactttttacttttatatgctatattattgaaaaccagatgcaaagttgTTGATTGATTAGAATTGCCACTAAAACATAATAATGGCCAAATGTGGAAGTCCAGATACACGGGGTTTGAGTGCCAGAGAGAAAAGAATGTGTGTAGGCCTCTCCCATGAAGGACTACAAAGCCCAGATATTGAGAACTACAACCGCCTGATGTCAGGGGACAGATTTATGTCCTTagactcagtgtccctgtgcagctgggcTGCAGGGCCCCACGTGGGCCTTGGAAAGAGAAAGTAGGGGGAATGTACGGGCAATGTAAATTTTGTGACCATTGACCAACCAGGCGTGAAATACATAAATGCATCTGTGACCAGAGATAATGTACCAATGACAAAAGATCTCAAAATAATGGAAAGCAGATATATAGacaaatgtccggagaaaaagTTAGTCTGATCTCGAGACCACactcacgtttgttggaatcgTTCCTCTGTGTTGGATTCTAATAAACACTGCATCTTACTTTGCTGCCTTTTCCGTGCTGTTTTAAAAACTTGGATAGTTGATGAAAACTTGGATATTGGATACAAATTTGGATTATTGTACTTCAACACTGCACTGATCTCTCTTATTTGTATGTAAAGCTATTATAACAAAATTACATGTTTACAATAAATGTCAAGTCTTTTAAGGTGGAGAAGTAACTCACAGGCTTATCCTGGTTCACTCTAGTCTCTACTGAATTAGAGAGAGCAGCTTTGAAGAATTTGTCTGCACCGACATGGAATGACCTAATGGTAGTATGGTCTGGCTTGCTTAAGTGCATTAGTTTCAGGGTagtttgttgtggttgtgttgtggttgtgtctctgtgttaatGTCAGATAAAGTTCAACATTAAAGCAGCACAGTGGACTGGTAGGTTGTGGTCCTGTCTCTCACTGATCAAACACAACAAGGAGGTCAAAGGTGTTGATGTGTCTGATGGTGGTCTAGTGGTTAAACCATAGATACATAAAGAGAAGACCAACACCACATGTTAATGAAATAATATTAAATAACAGCTCCCTCTCACTGTGTAGCTCTACCTCATGGTCTGAACATAGCCAGGCTATGAGTTCTGACTTTGTTTAGTAGAAATGTCACATGATGATCCTGAATCTAATGATGACGTTATACTTCAAATTATTTATTGTGTGTTGTCAATGAATGTGTGTGGCCTACCTacctgtatacactatacacagACGGCTTCTTCACATCATGTCACCTTCATCATATAAaattgaacaccagcagaggtcagtacatacccttcctcattagaaggtcctcctccatcactgaacatgATAGGTTGATTCATAGAccagtcactcttcatggacacacagctgggtacaggtgaggctggtctctgctgtctcatactgtcaacaaacacaacaaagtgtcttacaaacataaatcactAAAGTAGACACCACAGATATATCATACTGTCCAACATGTGTTGCTGTAGTCATTCATCAGTACGGTCAGAACCAGGCTTGAATATTGTTGGTCAACTTGaatgagtcagacaggcaggttcccagacctgttgttactctgtatctctcactgtgaacctttaccacatggtctgtatgtcagccaggctggcagtcagcatctctaaccctgtgttttagtagggatgtgatgagggatactttagtatctactgtcagcagctctaaccctgtgttttagtagggatgtgatgagggatactttagtatctacagtcagcatctctaaccctgtgttttagtagggatgtgatgagggatactttagtatctagtCAGCAGCATTAACCCTGTTTTAGGTTAACCAGCAGAGGTTAGTACATACCCTTCCTtattagaaggtcctcctccaccactgaACATGATAGGTTGATTCATAGAccagtcactcttcatggacacacagctgggtacaggtgaggctggtctctgctgtctcgtactgtcaacaaacacaacaaagtgtcttacaaacataaatcactAAAGCAGACACCACAGATATATCATACTGTCCAACATGTGTTGCTTTAGTCATTCATCAGTACGGTCAGAACCAGGCTTGAATATAGTTGGTCAACTTGaatgagtcagacaggcaggttcccagacctgttgttactctgtatctctcactgtgaacctttaccacatggtctgtatgtcagccaggctggcagtcagcatctctaaccctgtgttttagttgaaattgggtcaggaaatgtattgatttctgagtcccaagagtaaaatggtaaaaagtatactttagaggattggtaaagattaaattggtaaagattaaattggtaaagagtaaattggtaattggtaatcagctgagtgtttaagaaagaaaaaagtaaagaaaagggaaaaagtgaagaaaggcctgaattatgaaatttcaaagttagtaacgcgcacgtgttcatttttgttttatatgttttttttaggTTAAAAGGAGTGAGAGTAACTAATGTGTTAGATTAAACGCTACATACAAATTACAAACataaaattttaattatttttcttttgtttgattatttgtaATTTACGATTAGTAGGggtatattttcattgaaaagttGTGTTATTGGTAAATATAActgttggaaaaaaaaaataaaagagagaaggggataattatttgattttactttgtttgtttctttcaaGAGGTAAAACATGGGTTGTGGTTCAAGCAAGAATGATGGTCTGGGGATAGATTTATCCTGTCCAAATATCAATTACATGAAACGAAATTATGGCAACAGTAGTTTATCACAAATTTCTGTTTGGATAGATGATTGTGGGTTTCCAGAGGAAGGGTCTTTTTCTCTTAAACAACTTAGAACATTGAAATTCAATCTTACCCggaaagaggaagaaactaAAGATTGTTTTTTAATAAGAAATAGATTTCAGGCAGATTGGAAATCTTTCGGTGAATGGAACCAGGAAGGTTTATTACGAGAACAGAGTAGGATAGGGACAAATTCACCTATTTCTCAATGTTTCAAAGTTCGCAACTCAG
The DNA window shown above is from Osmerus eperlanus chromosome 3, fOsmEpe2.1, whole genome shotgun sequence and carries:
- the LOC134017786 gene encoding protein NLRC3-like isoform X1, encoding MSFERRSKGVVVVEFVYQYTDRTGSIISIKPEEHYFLLEKTSDDWCLVCKDERTESFYVPARCVRELPSRFPLDHADPPRPETTRVPETRRQHKTPQRAVSKTSLSGEHDMDTKAKSPIQQIPASPVPSCVSMKSDKSMNRPIMFSDGGGPSNEEGMRQQRPASPVPSCVSMKSDWSMNQPIMFSDGGRPSNEEGMRQQRPASPVPSCVSMKSDRSMNQPIMFSDGGGPSNEEGMRQQRPASPVPSCVSMKSDWSMNQPIMFSDGGGPSNEEGTRQQRPASPVPSCVSMKSDWSMNQPIMFSGGGGPSNKEGMRQQRPASPVPSCVSMKSDWSMNQPIMFSDGGGPSNEEGDQQEKSESHQSHHEDLSSIFTVLEETVIRFVKKELKRMKRILSSDFPEGLESQKEDQEVVDPEYQKQESSAREGALKITLHVLRNMNQKELADTLEKNERAEICRQKLKSELRKKFETVFEGIAKQGNTTLLNKIYTDLYITEGESREINKEHEVRQIETASRKSARTETAITCNNIFKPSAGRVTPIRIVLTKGVAGIGKTVSVHKFITDWAEGLANQEIQFIFPLPFRELNLLDGEEFSLMELVHHFFSETRESGISNYDKYNVLFVFDGLDECRLPLAFKKNKRWCDVTESTSVDVLLTNLIRGKLLPSALIWITTRPAAANQIPSECVDLVTEVRGFNDPQKDEYIMKRCSDEILARKIISHIKTSRILYIMCHIPVFSWITVTVLEHMLRTEKKEKMPKTLTEMYTQFLVLQTIQKKVKYHGKTETDSDWDEDSIQSIQSLGKLAFHQLEKGNLIFYEKDLKECGIDVCDASVYSGVFTQIFREDRKVFQKKVFCFVHLSFQEFLAAVFVFVSFINNDENLMSENPVPSSSNKLLALFREKPEVQFYKSAVDKALQSKNGQLDLFLRFLLGLSMESNQTDLQGLLTQTRSNTQSHEKTVKYIKKKIRENSSPERCMNLFHCLNELNDHSLVEEIQHYLSSGSLSSEKKLSSTQWSALVFVLLTSEEKMDVFDLKKYFRSEEGLLRLLPVVKDSKTALLNDCNLSERCCEALASALPSSDLTELDLSNNNLGDSGMKLLSAGLGNPLCKLETLRLSGCLVTEEGCASLASALRSNPFHLRELDLSYNHPGEKGLKLLSAGLEDPHCRLEKLNVDHGGECWIKPGLLKAWRHACELTLDPNTAHRELSLSEENRKVTRREEQPYPDHPERFEDWEQVLCREGLSGRCYWEAEWSGGVVHIAVTYKGISRRGRGADCRLGDNNKSWSLVCDDNSYSAWHNNKRTAIPAPPSSSHRVGVYLDWPAGTLSFYTVSSDTLTHLHTFHSTFTEPLYPGFCVWHDSSVSLCQVE